In Canis lupus dingo isolate Sandy chromosome 27, ASM325472v2, whole genome shotgun sequence, one genomic interval encodes:
- the LOC112667146 gene encoding gametocyte-specific factor 1-like isoform X2, protein METEALERCPYDPNHRMPASRLQYHLASCRKKNLKIAKKMANCKYNACHVVPIKRLKEHEVNCVNRTAVDDDNTHHSPSFVLKTFVPKMLVCESDSRDIKKETMDDKHPNNVKSWRKGQKN, encoded by the exons ATGGAGACAGAAGCCTTGGAAAGATGTCCTTATGACCCAAACCACAGGATGCCAGCCAGCAGGTTACAGTACCACCTGGCATCATGTAGAAAG aaaaatctgAAGATAGCTAAAAAGATGGCTAACTGCAAATATAACGCTTGCCATGTGGTCCCCATCAAAAGGCTCAAGGAACATGAGGTTAACTGTGTCAACAGAACTGCTGTAGATGATG ATAACACACATCATTCTCCTTCATTTGTTCTTAAGACATTTGTTCCAAAAATGCTGGTCTGTGAAAG TGACTCAAGAGACATAAAAAAAGAGACTATGGATGATAAACATCCTAACAACGTTAAGTCCTGGAGAAAAG GTCAGAAAAACTGA
- the LOC112667146 gene encoding gametocyte-specific factor 1-like isoform X1, with protein sequence METEALERCPYDPNHRMPASRLQYHLASCRKKNLKIAKKMANCKYNACHVVPIKRLKEHEVNCVNRTAVDDEPFNLPKFISPSLEPNKKLSNTANQIFDPNVWNIDNTHHSPSFVLKTFVPKMLVCESDSRDIKKETMDDKHPNNVKSWRKGQKN encoded by the exons ATGGAGACAGAAGCCTTGGAAAGATGTCCTTATGACCCAAACCACAGGATGCCAGCCAGCAGGTTACAGTACCACCTGGCATCATGTAGAAAG aaaaatctgAAGATAGCTAAAAAGATGGCTAACTGCAAATATAACGCTTGCCATGTGGTCCCCATCAAAAGGCTCAAGGAACATGAGGTTAACTGTGTCAACAGAACTGCTGTAGATGATG AGCCATTTAATCTTCCAAAGTTCATTTCTCCAAGTTTGGAACCAAATAAAAAACTTTCTAATACTGCCAATCAGATTTTTGACCCCAATGTCTGGAACATAG ATAACACACATCATTCTCCTTCATTTGTTCTTAAGACATTTGTTCCAAAAATGCTGGTCTGTGAAAG TGACTCAAGAGACATAAAAAAAGAGACTATGGATGATAAACATCCTAACAACGTTAAGTCCTGGAGAAAAG GTCAGAAAAACTGA